The following are encoded together in the Candidatus Dadabacteria bacterium genome:
- the aceE gene encoding pyruvate dehydrogenase (acetyl-transferring), homodimeric type — protein MEEDSQVSEEEAEDREWIESLEYVIENSGRERASDLLRKLRIYSQKKGVQIPYAANTPYVNTIALEDQPPYPGNYEIERNIRSIIRWNAMAMVVRANRISDGIGGHISTYASAATLYEIGFHHFFRAGDENREGDMIYFQGHASPGIYARAFLEGTVSIEQMRNFRRELGGDGLSSYPHPWLMPDFWEFPTVSMGLSPIMAIYQARFNRYLEDRGLKPRTDAKVWAFIGDGETDEPETLGAITLASRERLENLIFVINCNLQRLDGPVRGNGKIIQELERIFRGAGWNVIKVVWGGTWDPILAQDKDGFLVERMEAALDGDYQRYTISPGKHIREHFFGTRPEILKMVENHTDEELQKLARGGHDSEKVYAAYKAAVENTGSPTVILAKTIKGYGLGEAGEGKNITHQQKKLNEEELKRFRSRFYIPITDQEIRRAPFYRPAPDSPEMKYLRERREALGGSVPKRVVRAEPLEKIPERVFEEFKKASGSKRKVATTMVIVHMLSRLMRDRDIGKLIVPIVPDEARTFGMEALFRQVGIYSSVGQLYEPVDADTLLYYKEAKDGQILEEGITEAGSMSSFIAAGTAYSTHGINTIPFFICYSMFGFQRIGDLIWAAADMKCRGFMVGGTAGRTTLAGEGLQHQDGNSHHFAYAYPNLKAYDPAFSYEIAVIVRDGIKRMYQDGEEIFYYMTVMNERYVQPAMPEGVGEGIIKGMYRFASSSLKDSGKKVHLFGSGAIMNEVLWAREVLESGYGVPTDVWSITSYKELYQDAKEAERWNRLNLGEKRKSYISECMEGADGVFVAATDYLKSLPDSVSAYFPKPLVSLGTDGFGRSDTREALRDFFEVDYRHIAVAALHELAREGRIDEETVSEAISEFGIDRGKPNPAVT, from the coding sequence ATGGAAGAAGATTCTCAAGTATCGGAAGAAGAAGCCGAAGACCGGGAATGGATCGAATCGCTTGAATACGTGATCGAGAATTCCGGCCGAGAGAGGGCAAGTGACCTGCTTCGAAAGCTCCGGATATACTCCCAGAAAAAAGGCGTGCAGATCCCCTACGCCGCAAACACCCCTTACGTTAACACCATTGCCCTCGAGGACCAGCCGCCTTACCCAGGCAACTACGAAATAGAGCGCAACATAAGAAGCATAATAAGGTGGAACGCCATGGCCATGGTCGTGCGCGCAAACAGGATAAGCGACGGCATCGGAGGACACATCTCAACCTACGCCTCGGCCGCAACGCTCTACGAGATAGGGTTCCACCATTTCTTCAGGGCAGGCGACGAGAACCGGGAAGGGGACATGATCTACTTCCAGGGACATGCTTCGCCGGGCATATACGCAAGGGCGTTTCTCGAAGGCACAGTCTCTATCGAGCAGATGCGCAATTTCAGAAGGGAGCTCGGCGGAGACGGCCTCTCCTCCTATCCCCACCCCTGGCTCATGCCGGATTTCTGGGAGTTCCCGACGGTCTCGATGGGACTTTCTCCCATAATGGCGATTTACCAGGCCCGTTTCAACAGGTACCTCGAGGACAGGGGGCTAAAGCCCAGGACCGACGCCAAGGTGTGGGCCTTTATCGGGGACGGGGAAACCGACGAGCCCGAGACCCTGGGGGCCATCACCCTCGCGTCTAGGGAGAGACTCGAGAACCTCATATTCGTAATCAACTGCAACCTCCAGCGCCTTGACGGTCCGGTGAGGGGAAACGGCAAGATAATACAGGAGCTCGAAAGAATCTTCAGAGGGGCGGGGTGGAACGTGATAAAGGTTGTCTGGGGAGGCACATGGGATCCGATCCTGGCGCAGGATAAAGACGGATTTCTGGTCGAGAGGATGGAGGCGGCCCTTGACGGGGATTACCAGAGGTACACCATTTCTCCCGGGAAGCACATAAGGGAGCATTTTTTCGGCACCCGCCCCGAAATCCTGAAAATGGTCGAGAACCACACGGACGAGGAGCTTCAGAAGCTCGCAAGAGGAGGCCACGACTCGGAGAAGGTCTACGCCGCCTACAAGGCCGCGGTTGAGAACACCGGCTCTCCCACCGTGATTCTCGCGAAGACCATAAAGGGTTACGGCCTGGGGGAAGCGGGGGAAGGCAAGAACATAACCCACCAGCAGAAAAAACTTAACGAGGAAGAGCTAAAGCGCTTTCGGTCCCGCTTTTACATACCGATTACGGACCAGGAAATAAGAAGAGCTCCCTTCTACAGGCCCGCTCCCGACAGCCCCGAGATGAAATATCTCCGCGAGAGAAGGGAGGCCCTCGGCGGATCGGTCCCGAAGCGGGTCGTGCGCGCCGAGCCCCTTGAGAAGATCCCGGAACGAGTGTTCGAGGAGTTTAAAAAGGCCTCAGGTTCCAAGAGGAAAGTGGCCACTACCATGGTAATCGTCCACATGCTTTCAAGACTCATGCGGGACAGGGACATCGGGAAATTGATAGTCCCCATAGTTCCCGACGAGGCGAGAACTTTCGGAATGGAGGCGCTTTTCCGTCAGGTGGGCATCTACTCAAGCGTGGGACAGCTCTACGAACCCGTTGACGCCGACACCCTCCTTTACTACAAGGAGGCAAAGGACGGGCAGATACTCGAAGAGGGCATAACAGAGGCGGGCAGCATGTCCTCCTTCATAGCGGCCGGCACGGCCTACTCGACACACGGCATAAACACCATCCCTTTTTTCATTTGCTACTCGATGTTCGGCTTCCAGAGAATAGGGGACCTTATCTGGGCCGCCGCCGACATGAAGTGCAGAGGTTTCATGGTGGGAGGCACGGCGGGGCGGACCACCCTTGCGGGCGAAGGTCTTCAGCACCAGGACGGAAACAGCCATCATTTCGCCTACGCCTATCCGAACCTGAAGGCCTACGACCCTGCTTTCTCCTACGAGATAGCCGTGATAGTCAGGGACGGGATAAAGAGGATGTACCAGGACGGGGAGGAGATATTCTACTACATGACGGTTATGAACGAGCGCTACGTGCAGCCCGCCATGCCGGAGGGGGTCGGGGAAGGTATAATAAAGGGGATGTACAGGTTCGCGTCTTCTTCGCTCAAGGACTCGGGGAAAAAGGTACATCTTTTCGGAAGCGGCGCCATCATGAACGAGGTTCTCTGGGCTAGGGAGGTTCTTGAGAGCGGCTACGGAGTCCCGACCGACGTCTGGAGCATCACGAGCTACAAGGAGCTTTACCAGGACGCGAAGGAGGCAGAAAGATGGAACCGCTTAAATCTCGGAGAGAAGAGAAAAAGCTACATTTCAGAGTGCATGGAAGGGGCAGACGGGGTATTTGTTGCCGCGACCGACTATCTTAAGAGCCTTCCCGATTCCGTTTCCGCCTATTTCCCCAAGCCCCTTGTTTCTCTCGGCACCGACGGGTTCGGGAGAAGCGACACCCGGGAGGCGCTTCGCGACTTCTTCGAGGTCGACTACCGTCACATCGCGGTTGCGGCGCTCCATGAGCTTGCGAGGGAAGGCAGGATCGATGAAGAAACCGTTAGCGAGGCGATAAGCGAATTTGGAATCGACCGGGGGAAGCCCAACCCCGCGGTCACGTGA